The window CAGGAAGAAACAGTTAAGGGCAGGGACGGCGGAGATAACTTTTATTCAGACTCCGGCATTCCGGTTAAACTTCTCTATACCCCAGATGATGTTAAGGACCTTGATTACCAGAAAGATATCGGTTTTTCCGGTGAAGCTCCATATGTCAGGGGTGTTTATCCAAATATGTACCGCGGCCGGCTGTTCACGGTCAGGCAAATTGCCGGCTACGGGACTCCTGAGGATACGAATGAGCGCTTTAAGTTCCTTTTGAAAAATGGCGCAACCGGGACGAGCGTGGTGCTCGACCTGCCAACAATCCGCGGCTATAACTCCGACGACCCTGAAGCAGAAGGCCATGTGGGCGCGGCTGGTGTCGCAATTGATTCGATTGAAGATATTGAGGCTTTATATGAAGGAATCCCGATTGACGAAGTTTCGAGCAATATCGTTACCCACTTGCCAAGTACAACTGTTGTATTGATGGCGATGTTTGCTGCAGCAGCCGAAAAGAAAGGGATTCCGCTGGAAAAATTGTCTGGGACTAACCAGAATGATTTCCTGATGGAAACGGCAATTGGCAGTTCACTCGAGGTGCTTCCGCCAAAAGCATCATTCAGGCTGCAATGTGATGCGATTGAATATGCAAGCAAAAATCTGCCAAGGTGGAATCCGGTCAGCTATAACGGCTATAACCTGAGGGAAGCCGGTACGACAGCAGTCCAGGAAGTTGCCTGCGCGATTGCAAACGCAATTGCTACTTCGGAAGAATTGATCCGCCGCGGCAATAAAATTGATGACTTTGCCAAGCGCCTGTCATTTTTCTGGAACCTGTTCAATGATTTCTTTGAAGAAATCGCGAAATGCCGCGCATCACGACTGGTCTGGCACGAGGTAATGACTGAACGCTTCAATGCCCAGCATCCGAAATCCCAGTTGATGAGGTTCCATGTTCAGACTGCCGGTATTACGCTAACAAAAGTTGAGCCTCTCAACAATATTGCCCGGTCCGCAATCCAGGGACTTGCGGCAGTTCTCGGCGGTGCTCAGTCACTGCATGTCGATTCGTTTGATGAAGCATACTCTGCTCCAACTGAGGAGTCAGCGCTAATCTCGATCAGGACACAGCAAATCATCCAGGCGGAAACGAATGTGGTCAATACCGTTGACCCGCTGGCAGGCTCTTATTTTGTGGAAAGCCTGACGAAAGAAATGGCCCAGCGTATCCGTGATTATATCGCGGAAATCGAAGACCGCGGCGGTTTGGTAGAGTGTGTTGAAACCGGCTGGCTGCATCGCGAAATTTCCGATTTTGCTTATCAGATGCAAAAGGATATCGAAAGCGGCAAGCACAAAATTGTCGGGCTCAATTACTTCCCATCCGAACAGGATAAAACAAAGGTGCCAGTCTTCAGGTATCCTGAGACAGCCGAAGCCCGCCAAAAGGAAAAGCTCCGTAAGCTTCGTGAAAAGCGCAACCAGGAAAAGGTTGAAAAAGCCCTTGCCGTCTTGCGCCAAAAATGCCATGAGGATGTAAACCTGATGCCTTATATCAAGGAAGCGGTCCTTGAATATGCGACCCTTGGTGAAATTGAAGAAGTTTTCCGTGAAGAATTCGGCCTCTGGCAGTTCCCGTTGGCGTAATTCCGCCTTCCAGCAGGATCCGCAGGCAGGTCGGCTGCTGGAAGGTTCTACTAAAATAGATCGGCCTCTGGATGTAAGTTCCAGTTGGCGCAAAATACTATACATTTCTTTTTGAAAATAAGAGGAGGTTTTCGTTCATGCAAGTAAAAGTCGTCATGGCTAAATTGGGCTTGGATATTCACTGGCGAGGCGCGCTTGTTGTTTCACGGATGCTGCGTGATGAAGGGATGGAGGTTGTTTACCTTGGCAATCAGTTTCCTGAACAAATTGTTGATGCTGCTATCCAGGAGGGAGCGGATGTCATCGGGCTCAGCACGCTTGGTGGAAATCATTTGACCCTTGGTCCAAAGGTTGTCCAAATCGCCAGAGAAAAAGGCGTTGATGCGCTGATTATCATGGGCGGAGTCATTCCGGAGGATGATATTCCACCATTGAAGGAAGCCGGGATTGCCGAAGTGTTTGGCCCTGAAACGTTGATTGGGAATATCGCAGACTTTATCCGTTCGAATGTGAATCAATCGACGATCGCAAAGTAGAAGAATGCCTATGCCAGAGGGCTGCACAATTTCGGTGCGGCCTTCTATTAAACCAGTAAAAGGAGGGAGTCCTATGCTAAAAATGCCATTACTTAAGCAATGGCCGCCCAAATATGATTCTAGCTACCTTCCTGAAACCGATGAAAAATATTGGTACAAAGACATCGAGACGGCTTCAAAGGAAGAACTGGATGAGATTGTTTTTGCAAAAATAAAAAACGTGCTCAATTATGCCCAGGAAAAATCCGGTTTCTATCAGAGAAAGTGGGCAAAGGATGGATTCCATCCAGAGGATGTTAAAAGTTTAAAAGATTTCGAGCAGGTGCCGATTACCACCAAAGCCGAGGTAAGAGAGGATTTAGAGGAGTACGCACCGTTTGGGTCGAACGTTTGTATTCCGTTCTCCGAGGTGCATCGGATTCAGGGGACTTCCGGTACAACAGGAAAGCCAACGGTCTTTTCGTTTGGAAAGGATGATTGGGAACGGATTGCCCATCAGCATGCCCGTATCATGTGGAGTTTCGGGATGAGGCCAAGTGATCTGATGTTCATCGCGTCTCCGCTTAGCCTGTATATCGGCAGCTGGGGTGCACTCATCGGTGCAGAAAGGCTTGGAGCAAAAACCTTTCCGTTCGGAGCGGGGCAGCCGGGACAAACAGAGAAGGCGGTTTATTGGCTGAAGGAAGTTAAGCCGACCGTATTTTACGGGACTCCTTCGTACGCTCTGTATCTTGCGGAAAAAGCAAGGGAACTTGGGGTTGATCCAAAGGAATTTGGATTCAGGATTCTGTTCTTCTCGGGTGAACCAGGAGCAGGCGTGCCGGCGACGAAAAAGAAGATTGAAGACACGTTCGGAGGAATTTGCATTGATTCCGGGACAATGGCTGAAGTTACGCCATGGATGAGCAACACCGAATGCGAGCATCGCCAGGGAGTCCACCTGTGGCAGGATGTGGTGTATACGGAGGTTGTCGATCGCGATACTCATCGTCTTGTTCCTTACGGAGAAGAAGGAGTTCCCGTTTACACTCCGCTTGAACGAACCTCTCAGCCGGTCATTCGCTATTGGTCAGGTGATTTAACGACCTGGACAGATGAACCATGCTCATGCGGGCGGGTGTATCCACGCCTGCCAAAGGGGATTTATGGCCGAATTGATGACATGGTTACAGTCCGCGGCGTCAATGTTTATGCTAGTCTGCTCGAAAATGTCATCAGAAGGATCGACGGACTTGGCGAAGAATTCGTAATGGTCGTTACCCGAGACCACATCATGGACGAAGTGACCGTTCAATGTGAAAGCCTTGGAACAAGAAACGATACAGAGTTGAAGGAACAGCTGTCAAAGGAACTGAAGCGGGAATGCGGTGTCACATTCGCCATCGACCTGCTTCCTATGGGAACACTGGATAGGACGCAGTTCAAGGCGAAGCGGGTAATTGATAAGAGGAATTTCAGGTCTTAGGTTAACGGCCGTAATTTGGAATAGATGAGTGCGGTTCTTTATAAAAGCAAGGTCGTCATTCATAAAAGCGATGAATAACAACTCGTGTGTGTTAAGGCAACAAGATGTCATTCATAAAGGCGATGAATGACAACTCGTGTGTGTAAAGGCAACAAGATGTCATTCATAAAAGCGATGAATGACAACTCGTGTGTGTAGAGGCAACAAGATGTCATTCATAAAAGCGATGAATGACAACTCAAGTGTGTAAAGGCAACAAGATGTTATTCATTAAAGTGATGAATGACAACTCGGGTGAGTTAATGCCACAAGATGTTATTCATAAAATTGATGAATAACAACTCGAGCGTGTTAAGGCAACAAGATGTCATTCATAAAAGCAATAACAAATACCGCTCGTGAATTTGTTTTTAACGGAGGAAATGTCGCGGCATTTCCTCTCTAGCCATGGAAAAGGGAGGCATACATATGAAGCTGAAAGACCAAGTAGCATTGATTACTGGCGGTGCAAATGGAATCGGTAAAGTAACTGCCGAGAAATTCCTAAGTGAAGGGGCAAAAGTTGTTATCAGCGACTTCAATGAGGAAGCCGGTCAAAAAGCGGAACGGGAGCTTGCCGAGATTGGAGCGGTTAAATTCGTCCATGGGAACGTCGCTGATACGGAAGGTGTTAAACGAATGGTTGAGGAGGCTGTTGCCGCTTTTGGCAGGATTGATATTCTTGTCAACAACGCCGGGATCACCATCGATGGGCTGCTGACAAAAATGGATGAAGATTCATGGGAAAAAGTGATTTCCGTTAATTTGACGGGTGTGTTTAAGTGTACGAAAGAAGTTGTTCCCCTCATGCTCGAGCAAGGATCCGGTGTCATCCTGAATGCTTCGTCGGTGGTCGGCATCCATGGAAATGTAGGGCAGACAAATTATGCGGCTACGAAGGCAGGGGTAATTGGCCTGACGAAAAGCTGGGCAAAGGAGTTCGGTCCTAAGGGAATCAGAGTCAATGCTGTCGCGCCAGGCTTCATTGTCACCGATATGACGGCGAAGGTGCCGCAAAAGATTCTTGATATGATGGAGTCCAAAACTCCGCTGCGGAAGCTCGGCCGTCCAGAGGATATTGCTGCCGCATATTTGTTTTTAGCCAGTGAGGACGCAGGTTTTATTAATGGCACAGTATTAAGCGTTCACGGCGGGCTGGTCATTTAATCAATCTATTGCTATTTGAAGGAAAAGGAAGCAGGGAATAGTCCCCTGCTTCCTTTTCTCGTCTATACTTGCCGCAAATTTATGTATCATATGAAGGTATCTAATTCGTTTTTCAGTGTATTTGTGTTAATAAGATGAGCTAAGCCGGGTGTACTCGAATGAAAATGGCTGGGTAAGCTCAAGGGTCACGAGATCCGCATCGATATAGAGATAGCCATTTTTTTGTTGTACAAGCAAGGCTTTCTTAAGCTGAAGTATACTCATCCCGGGGCGTTTTTTAAGCATTTCCGCTAATGTTGTTTTCATGCTTAACCATCCTTTCATTCTTTCGTTACCACTATTATCACATTGTTTATATGTAATAAATAGCTATAAATGTTGCAGCATGTTGACCAATTCGTGTCTAATTTTCGTCTAAATGGGACTAGCCTGCTGTAGATTTTTGTCGTTTTAGGGTTAGTGACTTGAGGCTTTTAAGGTGGGTGCTCTTAAATTTGGGCGTGTAGGCCGAACTGGGGTGGGGCTGCCTGACTTGATGGCATCGACCCATTTTTTCAAAAACAACCCGCTAGCCTAAATGGTTAGCGGGTTGTTTGCTCTCGTTAGATAATGCTTTGGTGCTGGGTTTTGTGTTTCGTCGCTTTGCTTACGAGTACGAATACAAGGAGTGATGCAATTATTGGGATTGTTACACTATGCATGCCAAATAAATTTCCATGAGCTTGATAAATATAAACATACGAAACAAGTCCGACTATCATCGATGCGATGGCTCCGTATTTATTGGCGCCTTTCCAATAGAGGCCAAGCACGACGTTCCATAAGAAGGCCGATTCAAGACCGCCGAATGCGAACAGGTTCAGCCAGATTAATAGTTCTGGTGGATTTAAGGCGAAGAGCACAACGGCTATTCCGACGACGGTCGTGATGATAAAGCTCATCTTCTTTATTTCCGCGTCTTTTGCTGCTGGTTTGATATAGTTCAAGTACACGTCTTTTACAAGTGTCGAGCTTACTAAGATAAGCAATGCGTTGACTGTGGACATAATGGCTGCCATCGGGGCTGCCAATACGACTCCGGCAAGTACCGGCGGCAGGATTTCGAGTGTTAAGGTCGGCATGACTTTGTCGCCGATTTCAATCCCTGGAATGACGGCCCGTCCAAAAACTCCGATTAGGTGCATCCCAAACATGATTGTTCCGATGCCGATTGTTCCGATGATGATTGCACGATGCATGCCTTTTGAGTCTTTGTAGCTCATCGCGCGAACGGCGATTTGCGGCAAGCCGATTACGCCAATCCCTATTAAAATCCAGAAGGTAGATACATAGAGCGGCGACAGGCTTGCATCTGCGCCGTACGGTGAAACAAGGTTTGGATTTTCGGCTACAAGTTCGGCCATAATCGCAGAAACTCCACCGCCTTCAATGATAACGGCGACGAGGAGGATGACTGTACCGATAATCATTACTGAACCTTGCAGTGCATCTGTCAATGCAACAGCCGCAAAGCCGCCGACAATGACATAAACAAGGACGGCCACTGCGAAAATCAGTAAGGCTCCCCGGTAGGATAACCCTGTCAATGATTCTATTAAACGTGCCCCGCCGACCCATTGTGCTGTCATTGAGGCGAATAAAAACACAAAGATCGCAAGTGCGGAAAGCAGCACGATTGCATTTGATTGATAGCGTGCTTTTAGGAAGTCAATTAACGTAATTGCTTCATATTTACGAGCGATAATCGCGAATTTTTTTCCTAAGATCATCAGGACAAAGTAGCCTGCTGGCAATTGAGCCATGGCAAGCAGCACCCAGCCCAGGCCGGTTTGATAGGCTACACCAGGACCGCCGATAAAGCTTGATGCGCTTCCATATGTCGCCATCATCGTCATCGCGAGCAGGAATCCGCCCATTTCACGGCCGCCCAGGAAGTAATCTGATAAAAATGAGTCAGAAC is drawn from Bacillus sp. FJAT-18017 and contains these coding sequences:
- a CDS encoding acyl-CoA mutase large subunit family protein, translating into MVQKTTKETGKLFDQDIVNEIEKQKQRWQEETVKGRDGGDNFYSDSGIPVKLLYTPDDVKDLDYQKDIGFSGEAPYVRGVYPNMYRGRLFTVRQIAGYGTPEDTNERFKFLLKNGATGTSVVLDLPTIRGYNSDDPEAEGHVGAAGVAIDSIEDIEALYEGIPIDEVSSNIVTHLPSTTVVLMAMFAAAAEKKGIPLEKLSGTNQNDFLMETAIGSSLEVLPPKASFRLQCDAIEYASKNLPRWNPVSYNGYNLREAGTTAVQEVACAIANAIATSEELIRRGNKIDDFAKRLSFFWNLFNDFFEEIAKCRASRLVWHEVMTERFNAQHPKSQLMRFHVQTAGITLTKVEPLNNIARSAIQGLAAVLGGAQSLHVDSFDEAYSAPTEESALISIRTQQIIQAETNVVNTVDPLAGSYFVESLTKEMAQRIRDYIAEIEDRGGLVECVETGWLHREISDFAYQMQKDIESGKHKIVGLNYFPSEQDKTKVPVFRYPETAEARQKEKLRKLREKRNQEKVEKALAVLRQKCHEDVNLMPYIKEAVLEYATLGEIEEVFREEFGLWQFPLA
- a CDS encoding cobalamin B12-binding domain-containing protein; translation: MQVKVVMAKLGLDIHWRGALVVSRMLRDEGMEVVYLGNQFPEQIVDAAIQEGADVIGLSTLGGNHLTLGPKVVQIAREKGVDALIIMGGVIPEDDIPPLKEAGIAEVFGPETLIGNIADFIRSNVNQSTIAK
- a CDS encoding phenylacetate--CoA ligase family protein — encoded protein: MLKMPLLKQWPPKYDSSYLPETDEKYWYKDIETASKEELDEIVFAKIKNVLNYAQEKSGFYQRKWAKDGFHPEDVKSLKDFEQVPITTKAEVREDLEEYAPFGSNVCIPFSEVHRIQGTSGTTGKPTVFSFGKDDWERIAHQHARIMWSFGMRPSDLMFIASPLSLYIGSWGALIGAERLGAKTFPFGAGQPGQTEKAVYWLKEVKPTVFYGTPSYALYLAEKARELGVDPKEFGFRILFFSGEPGAGVPATKKKIEDTFGGICIDSGTMAEVTPWMSNTECEHRQGVHLWQDVVYTEVVDRDTHRLVPYGEEGVPVYTPLERTSQPVIRYWSGDLTTWTDEPCSCGRVYPRLPKGIYGRIDDMVTVRGVNVYASLLENVIRRIDGLGEEFVMVVTRDHIMDEVTVQCESLGTRNDTELKEQLSKELKRECGVTFAIDLLPMGTLDRTQFKAKRVIDKRNFRS
- the fabG gene encoding 3-oxoacyl-ACP reductase FabG; translation: MKLKDQVALITGGANGIGKVTAEKFLSEGAKVVISDFNEEAGQKAERELAEIGAVKFVHGNVADTEGVKRMVEEAVAAFGRIDILVNNAGITIDGLLTKMDEDSWEKVISVNLTGVFKCTKEVVPLMLEQGSGVILNASSVVGIHGNVGQTNYAATKAGVIGLTKSWAKEFGPKGIRVNAVAPGFIVTDMTAKVPQKILDMMESKTPLRKLGRPEDIAAAYLFLASEDAGFINGTVLSVHGGLVI
- the panF gene encoding sodium/pantothenate symporter, which codes for MHWQVIAPLALFLIIIFFIGFWANAYIRRSDSFLSDYFLGGREMGGFLLAMTMMATYGSASSFIGGPGVAYQTGLGWVLLAMAQLPAGYFVLMILGKKFAIIARKYEAITLIDFLKARYQSNAIVLLSALAIFVFLFASMTAQWVGGARLIESLTGLSYRGALLIFAVAVLVYVIVGGFAAVALTDALQGSVMIIGTVILLVAVIIEGGGVSAIMAELVAENPNLVSPYGADASLSPLYVSTFWILIGIGVIGLPQIAVRAMSYKDSKGMHRAIIIGTIGIGTIMFGMHLIGVFGRAVIPGIEIGDKVMPTLTLEILPPVLAGVVLAAPMAAIMSTVNALLILVSSTLVKDVYLNYIKPAAKDAEIKKMSFIITTVVGIAVVLFALNPPELLIWLNLFAFGGLESAFLWNVVLGLYWKGANKYGAIASMIVGLVSYVYIYQAHGNLFGMHSVTIPIIASLLVFVLVSKATKHKTQHQSII